A stretch of the Prochlorococcus marinus str. MIT 0918 genome encodes the following:
- a CDS encoding YdcF family protein → MPLGIFLFLVVLFQLKKSKWIIPTAISIIWLSSIGIVSELLWKWIESPWERLKIEQITKADAIVVLSSARHLPPGKTRIYEWNDPDRFIAGIELFKAGKASNLFFTGGMSPYSPELPPEGSIYIKEAILLGVPSNNLFSTPPVRNTSEEALEIRKLLENNIKNKTPKIILVTSAYHMKRAKVVFERQGLNIFPFPVDFLTKGILSNNRFINPYMWIPNADSLNKTSIALRELIGRIIYRSLI, encoded by the coding sequence ATGCCACTTGGTATATTCTTATTTTTGGTTGTCCTATTTCAACTTAAAAAATCCAAATGGATTATTCCTACAGCTATTTCTATAATTTGGCTTTCAAGCATAGGAATAGTTTCTGAGTTGCTTTGGAAATGGATTGAATCCCCCTGGGAAAGGTTGAAAATAGAACAAATAACCAAAGCAGATGCAATAGTTGTATTGAGTAGTGCACGACATTTGCCACCTGGCAAAACAAGAATATATGAATGGAATGACCCAGATAGATTTATAGCAGGCATTGAACTTTTTAAAGCTGGTAAAGCTTCTAATTTGTTTTTTACTGGAGGAATGAGCCCATACTCTCCAGAATTACCACCAGAAGGAAGTATCTATATTAAAGAAGCTATTTTGTTAGGAGTACCTTCAAATAATCTTTTTAGTACTCCACCAGTGAGGAATACATCCGAAGAAGCTTTAGAGATTAGGAAGTTATTAGAGAATAATATTAAAAATAAAACACCTAAAATTATCCTTGTTACTAGTGCTTATCATATGAAAAGAGCAAAGGTGGTTTTTGAAAGACAAGGGCTTAATATCTTTCCTTTCCCAGTTGATTTTCTAACTAAGGGAATCTTATCCAATAATAGATTTATAAACCCATATATGTGGATTCCTAATGCAGATTCATTAAATAAAACATCTATAGCTCTTCGTGAGTTAATAGGGAGAATAATATATCGAAGCCTAATTTAG
- a CDS encoding UDP-glucuronic acid decarboxylase family protein, translating to MKNLVTGGSGFVGSHLIDRLMNSGEEVICIDNLSTGREQNIEQWQNNERFKLIKHDIVDPIQLEVDRIWHLACPASPKHYQSNPIKTAKTCFLGTYNMLGLARRTKARLLLASTSEVYGDPEIHPQPESYQGSVNPIGIRSCYDEGKRIAESLCFNYLRVHKTEVRIARIFNTYGPRMLPNDGRVISNFICQSLLQKPLTIYGDGNQTRSFCYIDDLIEGLILLMKSDHIGPINLGNPEEYTILELSNLIIKKINCKLITKRLPRPEDDPIKRKPVIDLAKRLLNWEPSINIDQGLNQTIKYFKDNFNAN from the coding sequence TTGAAAAATTTAGTCACAGGGGGTAGTGGGTTTGTGGGATCCCATTTGATAGATAGACTGATGAACTCAGGAGAGGAGGTGATTTGTATAGACAACTTAAGTACTGGAAGAGAACAAAATATAGAACAATGGCAAAATAATGAGCGCTTTAAATTAATAAAGCATGACATAGTCGATCCTATTCAATTGGAAGTAGATCGAATTTGGCACTTAGCATGCCCTGCATCACCAAAGCATTATCAAAGCAACCCAATTAAAACCGCCAAAACTTGTTTTCTAGGGACATACAATATGCTTGGGCTGGCAAGAAGAACAAAAGCCAGGCTTTTATTGGCAAGTACAAGTGAAGTATATGGAGATCCTGAAATTCATCCTCAACCTGAGAGTTATCAAGGATCTGTAAATCCTATAGGAATAAGAAGTTGCTACGACGAAGGCAAAAGAATTGCAGAATCTCTTTGCTTTAATTATTTACGAGTACATAAAACAGAAGTTCGTATAGCAAGAATCTTTAACACTTACGGTCCTAGAATGCTTCCTAATGATGGTCGAGTAATAAGTAATTTTATTTGTCAATCACTTTTACAAAAACCCTTAACTATATACGGTGATGGGAATCAGACTCGTTCCTTTTGTTATATAGATGATCTAATTGAAGGGTTGATACTCCTAATGAAATCTGATCATATAGGACCTATCAATCTTGGCAACCCTGAAGAATACACAATATTAGAGTTATCCAACTTAATTATCAAAAAAATTAATTGCAAACTAATTACAAAACGACTCCCTCGACCAGAAGATGATCCCATAAAAAGGAAACCTGTAATTGATTTAGCAAAAAGACTTCTTAATTGGGAGCCATCAATAAATATAGACCAAGGTTTAAATCAAACCATCAAATATTTCAAAGATAATTTCAATGCTAATTAG
- a CDS encoding DUF2811 domain-containing protein: MDLAQLKISEEKNENIDISKVNEAYVSLETEIPEVLYRGMKEFIYTNPKWDQYSLMSSALANFLFQNGSEDRAVAERYLNDLFVISNS; encoded by the coding sequence ATGGATTTAGCTCAATTAAAGATCAGTGAAGAAAAGAATGAGAATATAGATATTTCAAAGGTCAATGAGGCTTATGTAAGTTTAGAGACTGAAATCCCAGAAGTTCTTTATAGAGGGATGAAAGAATTTATTTATACAAACCCTAAATGGGATCAATATTCTTTAATGAGTTCAGCCTTAGCTAATTTTCTTTTCCAAAATGGAAGCGAAGACAGAGCCGTTGCAGAAAGATATTTAAATGATTTATTTGTTATCAGTAATTCTTAA
- a CDS encoding pentapeptide repeat-containing protein, with translation MIYPLRLFTFLISFFLFFLPITPSFASIDYGKQTLTGEDFSKLDLKGATFYLTNLQDANLSGTNLEGASLFGAKLLNTNLSNANLRNATLDSAVFEGTDLTNTILEDAFAFNARFKDVIINGTDFTNVIFRDEDLRYLCSIAFGTNPITKRNTIETLECSY, from the coding sequence ATGATCTATCCATTAAGGCTTTTTACATTTCTTATTTCCTTCTTTTTGTTTTTCTTACCTATAACGCCTAGTTTTGCTTCAATTGACTATGGTAAGCAAACTTTAACTGGGGAAGATTTCTCGAAATTGGATTTAAAAGGGGCTACTTTCTATTTAACAAACCTTCAAGACGCTAATCTTTCTGGAACTAACTTAGAAGGAGCAAGTCTCTTTGGAGCTAAACTATTAAACACTAATTTATCCAATGCTAATCTTCGTAATGCAACACTTGATTCAGCAGTATTTGAAGGCACAGATTTGACAAATACAATCTTAGAAGATGCATTTGCTTTTAACGCAAGATTTAAAGATGTCATTATAAATGGAACTGATTTTACTAATGTAATATTCCGCGATGAGGACTTACGCTATTTATGCTCTATAGCATTTGGTACTAATCCAATAACTAAAAGAAATACTATAGAAACATTAGAATGCTCTTACTAG
- a CDS encoding EpsG family protein, which translates to MWLYYLLIIIFFWFGWEGSKSPSKSRKLFTVGIIFLTFFVGFRHEVGCDYLAYEFQYGNIESTVGESGPWINKFYWALVITLNNLNLPYESLNVITSIVFFSGFWKLARRFNNPAAILAFSFPFLIFALPMSATRQALAMGVAFFGINELLERRFLFSFLWFLTASQFHSSGMIFIGFIPLLFWKDTKKAWLFASPFLIAFALFIFSSSAYELAIYRYGAEGLGEDSKGAIYRTLVLFLFGGYFQLSLKNLWKMKLPKSFPLINLSTYCMIAIFLMSYIIPTIADRLGYYLFIFLSIIASQVPSLLKNNSENIYFLMQALITIVFVVWSIFSWQVQFCYSPYNTWLFG; encoded by the coding sequence ATGTGGCTCTATTACCTACTTATAATAATATTTTTCTGGTTTGGATGGGAAGGCAGTAAAAGCCCTTCAAAATCAAGGAAACTCTTTACGGTAGGGATTATTTTCCTTACCTTTTTTGTTGGTTTTAGACATGAAGTAGGCTGTGATTACTTAGCTTATGAATTTCAATATGGTAATATTGAATCTACAGTGGGAGAATCTGGTCCTTGGATTAATAAATTCTATTGGGCATTAGTAATAACACTAAATAATCTAAATCTCCCTTATGAGAGCTTAAATGTCATTACTTCAATTGTATTCTTTTCAGGGTTTTGGAAACTTGCACGAAGATTTAATAACCCAGCCGCAATATTAGCTTTTTCATTTCCTTTTCTTATATTTGCTCTTCCTATGTCTGCCACAAGACAAGCATTGGCTATGGGAGTTGCTTTTTTTGGTATTAATGAACTACTTGAGCGTCGTTTCTTATTCTCCTTTCTATGGTTTTTAACTGCCTCCCAATTTCACAGTAGTGGGATGATTTTCATTGGCTTTATTCCTTTACTCTTTTGGAAAGATACTAAAAAGGCTTGGCTATTTGCATCTCCTTTTCTAATTGCTTTTGCTTTATTTATATTCAGTTCTTCTGCATATGAACTAGCAATATATCGTTATGGAGCTGAGGGTCTTGGGGAGGATTCAAAAGGAGCAATATACAGAACATTAGTTCTATTCTTATTTGGCGGGTACTTCCAACTATCTCTAAAGAATCTATGGAAGATGAAACTTCCTAAAAGTTTTCCATTAATTAACCTATCTACTTATTGCATGATAGCTATATTCCTAATGTCTTATATAATTCCAACAATTGCTGATAGGCTTGGCTATTATTTATTTATATTCTTATCAATAATAGCTTCTCAAGTACCAAGCTTGCTTAAGAATAATTCGGAAAACATATACTTCCTCATGCAAGCCTTAATAACTATAGTATTTGTAGTATGGTCTATTTTTAGTTGGCAAGTTCAATTTTGCTATTCACCTTATAATACATGGCTTTTTGGATAA
- a CDS encoding sirohydrochlorin chelatase — translation MISELLDKLDSNIGVLIIGHGSRNILATNEFANLAESIKILLPGVHVEYGYLEFSRPIISEALDNLRKKSVKKVIAIPAMLFAAAHAKNDIPSVLNAYSEETGLDIAYGRELGIDNSMITAAAERIKESLNSYSKFPFDKTLLVVVGRGSSDPDANSNVSKITRMLVEAIGFAWGGTVYSGVTFPLVEPGLRNLVNLGYRRIVVFPYFLFSGVLVSRIKRNVQLVANDNPEIEFINAGYLGNHPKVLETLVKRINDVFTGDTSMNCSLCKYRSNLFGFEKEVGLPQTSHHHHVEGLMQGCELCEKECTGECENIDNTAHQDHEHIHKYHYPHSHHPLGPVTLRSSKNMQI, via the coding sequence TTGATTTCTGAGCTTTTAGATAAACTTGATTCCAATATAGGAGTTCTGATTATTGGTCATGGCAGTAGAAATATTCTTGCAACAAATGAATTTGCAAATTTAGCTGAATCTATAAAGATTTTACTGCCTGGTGTCCATGTTGAATATGGTTATTTGGAGTTTAGTCGTCCAATCATATCTGAAGCTTTGGATAACTTAAGAAAAAAATCTGTTAAGAAAGTTATAGCAATTCCAGCAATGTTATTTGCAGCTGCCCATGCAAAAAATGATATTCCTTCAGTTCTAAATGCTTATTCAGAAGAAACTGGTTTAGATATAGCTTATGGAAGAGAACTTGGGATAGATAATTCTATGATTACTGCAGCTGCGGAAAGGATAAAAGAATCATTAAATAGTTACTCTAAATTCCCATTCGATAAAACATTATTAGTTGTAGTTGGCAGAGGTTCCTCTGATCCAGATGCAAATTCAAATGTTTCTAAAATTACAAGAATGCTTGTAGAAGCTATTGGCTTCGCATGGGGGGGAACAGTTTATTCAGGTGTGACTTTTCCTCTTGTTGAGCCAGGTTTGAGGAATTTAGTAAATTTAGGTTATAGAAGAATAGTTGTGTTTCCATATTTTTTATTTTCAGGTGTTCTTGTTAGTAGAATAAAAAGAAATGTTCAGTTAGTTGCTAATGATAATCCTGAAATTGAATTTATTAATGCTGGTTATTTAGGAAATCATCCAAAAGTATTAGAGACATTGGTTAAGCGTATTAATGATGTTTTTACAGGTGATACTTCAATGAATTGTTCACTTTGCAAGTATCGATCTAATTTATTTGGCTTTGAGAAAGAAGTTGGATTACCTCAAACAAGTCACCATCATCATGTTGAAGGTTTAATGCAAGGGTGTGAATTATGTGAAAAGGAATGTACTGGGGAGTGTGAAAATATAGATAATACTGCTCATCAAGACCACGAGCATATTCATAAGTACCATTACCCTCATTCTCATCATCCTTTAGGACCTGTCACGCTTCGAAGTTCAAAAAACATGCAAATCTAA
- a CDS encoding glycosyltransferase family 2 protein, translated as MKLSVIIPCYNEVRTINRIIDAVKKSSVINQEIIVVDDGSDDGTTQILKNISDPELNILFHTKNRGKGAAIRTGISEATGDICIIQDADLEYDPQEYSLMIEPIISGKADVVFGSRFKSSRPHRVVYFWHSVGNGFLTLLSNIFTDLNLSDMETCYKAFRSEIIKSIIIRENRFGFEPEITAKLSKMNVRIYETGISYYGRRYDEGKKIGWKDGVWAVYCIFRYNLFN; from the coding sequence ATGAAACTAAGTGTAATTATTCCTTGCTATAATGAGGTTAGAACTATTAATAGAATAATAGATGCTGTAAAAAAATCTTCAGTGATAAATCAAGAAATTATTGTTGTAGATGATGGTTCTGATGATGGTACAACTCAGATTTTAAAAAACATTTCTGACCCTGAACTTAATATATTATTTCACACAAAGAATAGAGGTAAAGGAGCAGCTATTAGAACAGGAATATCTGAAGCAACTGGCGACATATGTATTATTCAAGATGCAGATTTAGAATATGACCCTCAAGAGTATTCTTTAATGATAGAGCCTATTATTTCAGGAAAAGCAGATGTAGTATTTGGAAGTCGTTTTAAAAGTAGTAGACCCCATCGTGTAGTTTATTTCTGGCATTCAGTCGGCAATGGTTTTTTAACTCTTCTAAGTAATATCTTCACAGATTTAAATCTCTCAGATATGGAAACTTGTTATAAGGCTTTTAGATCCGAAATAATTAAGTCAATAATTATTAGAGAAAATAGATTCGGATTTGAACCTGAGATAACAGCTAAGTTGTCAAAGATGAACGTTAGAATTTATGAGACAGGTATTTCTTACTACGGAAGAAGATATGATGAAGGTAAGAAAATTGGTTGGAAGGATGGTGTTTGGGCTGTATATTGTATTTTTAGATATAATCTCTTTAATTAG
- a CDS encoding VHS domain-containing protein: MERSWGKVRDEWLDKTSLEEEISLWAIECLNKNEKAIYSLEEISKEGSSNQIEEKIKELRKTIRSEILEKENSLDDLSLNTANSSKLQVSVPASLNYLMKAWAAAEGRDLSSVALQCLEIGLRAMKSKGSIPSAAIERYNVACQRRIALAEVNNIWDKHESISIKNTI; encoded by the coding sequence ATGGAACGAAGCTGGGGAAAAGTTAGAGATGAATGGCTCGACAAGACTTCTCTTGAAGAAGAAATCTCCTTATGGGCTATTGAGTGTCTAAATAAAAATGAAAAAGCTATCTATTCGCTAGAAGAAATATCTAAAGAAGGTTCTAGCAATCAGATAGAAGAAAAAATTAAAGAGCTTAGAAAAACAATAAGAAGCGAGATCTTGGAAAAAGAAAATAGCTTGGATGATTTAAGCCTAAATACTGCAAACTCTTCAAAGCTTCAAGTATCTGTTCCTGCAAGTCTAAATTACTTAATGAAAGCTTGGGCTGCAGCTGAAGGCAGAGACTTATCTAGTGTTGCTTTGCAATGTTTAGAAATTGGCTTAAGAGCAATGAAAAGCAAAGGCTCTATACCATCAGCTGCTATAGAGCGTTATAACGTGGCATGCCAAAGAAGGATAGCTCTTGCAGAGGTTAATAATATTTGGGACAAGCATGAATCTATATCCATAAAAAACACAATCTAA
- a CDS encoding restriction endonuclease has protein sequence MCNEKRKLTSVDPYGIIDESKWIGKKEGKSLGRDYFIQKVLLPKLSLIMNINTNDDRLMSILIAYSLEQIEKITSEVDLQIRCYPKSMDGLEYERYCKEILLKYGWEVIETRKTGDQGVDLIGHINNLKVCIQCKYLKKPIGNKAVQEIIAGKSFYKGTHAVVVGKSGFTNSAIELARASNVTLISDLELHYLKKII, from the coding sequence TTGTGCAATGAAAAACGTAAATTAACCTCTGTTGATCCATATGGAATAATTGATGAGTCTAAGTGGATAGGAAAAAAAGAAGGAAAATCATTAGGTAGGGATTACTTTATTCAAAAAGTCTTATTGCCAAAACTGAGTTTAATTATGAATATAAATACTAATGATGATAGATTAATGTCAATTCTAATAGCTTATTCATTAGAACAAATAGAAAAAATAACTAGTGAAGTAGATTTACAAATAAGGTGTTATCCAAAATCGATGGATGGATTAGAATATGAAAGGTATTGCAAAGAGATACTATTGAAATATGGTTGGGAGGTTATTGAAACTAGAAAAACAGGTGATCAAGGTGTTGATCTAATTGGTCATATAAATAACCTGAAAGTATGTATTCAGTGCAAATATTTAAAGAAGCCAATCGGTAACAAAGCTGTGCAAGAGATAATAGCAGGTAAAAGCTTTTATAAAGGAACTCATGCTGTTGTTGTAGGGAAATCTGGTTTTACTAATTCAGCTATTGAGCTAGCAAGAGCCAGCAATGTAACTCTAATTAGTGATTTAGAGTTACATTATTTAAAAAAAATTATTTAA
- a CDS encoding acyltransferase family protein: protein MKNQIKFNAKRSFSLLPEFDQSLTFLNSGLTQDGIRTARGILICLVVLGHIDSFSPEYKAFTATIYNFHVISFLMISMLKTTNKFSFKEFYIICKRYLGLLIPITIIAFLIFQFLIEKNNLSNISSVFSNYFMALITGNVKYFDLSTGLELFWFMYAITGLVTIRMLIKKYAYNNLLRIFSLIIFSFIGGLSTKYLQYSSPSWIGIASYSISLIVLSFFIINIFNLLEKKSKIIVRITLIIIFLILSFNGLPGGYNNLAHLKVPLPWDIINYFSLIFYVSTVFKIISFTSESSLCKIFFRDIGSYSLGIYLTHMFFLYPLNTSPFLVNLFEPFRIIIIFISVMFLSTTSSQLLLRK, encoded by the coding sequence GTGAAAAATCAAATTAAATTTAATGCTAAGAGAAGCTTCTCTTTACTGCCAGAGTTTGATCAATCTCTAACCTTCTTAAATTCAGGCCTAACACAAGATGGAATAAGGACCGCCAGAGGTATTCTAATATGCCTTGTTGTTCTAGGTCATATAGATTCATTTTCTCCTGAATATAAGGCTTTTACAGCAACTATATATAATTTTCATGTGATCTCATTTTTAATGATTTCCATGTTAAAAACAACTAATAAATTTAGCTTCAAAGAATTTTATATTATATGTAAACGATATTTAGGGCTCTTAATTCCAATAACAATAATAGCATTTCTAATCTTTCAATTTCTCATTGAAAAGAATAATCTATCAAATATATCGTCAGTATTTTCGAATTACTTTATGGCTTTAATAACTGGTAATGTTAAATATTTTGATCTAAGTACTGGACTCGAGCTTTTTTGGTTTATGTATGCAATAACAGGTCTTGTTACTATTAGAATGTTAATTAAAAAATATGCGTATAACAATTTACTTAGAATATTTTCCCTAATTATCTTTTCTTTTATAGGTGGTTTATCTACTAAGTATCTACAATACTCTTCTCCATCATGGATTGGAATTGCAAGCTATTCTATTAGTCTAATAGTTCTTTCTTTTTTTATAATAAATATATTTAACTTGTTAGAGAAGAAGTCAAAAATTATTGTTAGAATTACTTTAATAATAATATTCTTAATTTTAAGTTTTAATGGATTACCTGGTGGCTATAATAACTTAGCTCATTTAAAAGTTCCACTACCATGGGATATAATAAATTATTTTTCACTTATTTTCTATGTATCTACAGTTTTTAAGATAATATCATTTACATCAGAATCATCTTTATGTAAAATATTTTTTAGAGATATAGGAAGTTACTCATTAGGTATATACTTAACTCATATGTTTTTTCTTTACCCACTTAATACTTCTCCATTCCTTGTAAACCTATTTGAACCATTTAGAATTATTATTATCTTTATTAGTGTTATGTTTTTATCAACTACTTCTTCCCAATTATTACTAAGAAAATAA
- a CDS encoding methyltransferase domain-containing protein has product MKYTTQLAPLEKFLSTRRSNRIKRRYNNGREIILNKKVLDFGCGLSGWTASAFVNKASIVHGMDTSLIKTKILNNGVSLFPNFNLLPFSDYQVITSFAVFEHIYPYDLIYILNKIYNISTNDAIIFATTPTPLSKPILEFLSFRLKLIDSSQIKDHKIYYDNLWLKYILSNTAWEIETYSKFQFGLNSQFILKKKFK; this is encoded by the coding sequence ATGAAATATACAACTCAATTAGCTCCTTTAGAAAAGTTTTTATCAACTAGAAGATCTAATAGGATTAAAAGAAGATATAATAATGGTAGAGAAATTATATTAAATAAAAAAGTTCTAGATTTTGGTTGTGGTTTAAGTGGTTGGACAGCTAGTGCATTTGTTAATAAAGCAAGTATTGTTCATGGAATGGATACATCACTTATAAAGACGAAAATCTTAAATAATGGAGTTTCATTATTCCCGAATTTTAATTTGTTACCGTTTTCTGATTATCAAGTAATTACATCATTTGCTGTTTTTGAACATATTTATCCTTATGATCTTATATATATATTGAATAAAATTTATAATATTAGTACAAATGATGCTATTATTTTTGCAACAACACCTACACCTCTTTCAAAACCAATACTAGAGTTTTTATCATTTCGGCTAAAATTGATTGATTCCAGTCAGATAAAAGATCATAAGATCTATTACGATAATTTGTGGCTTAAATATATCCTTTCTAATACAGCATGGGAGATAGAAACTTATTCAAAATTTCAATTTGGTTTAAATTCTCAATTTATCTTAAAAAAGAAATTCAAATAA
- a CDS encoding GMC oxidoreductase, translating into MIKNPFEAIVIGSGATGGIAALTLAELGVRVLVIEAGPFFNPKEALGSEPLNTFKRIRGILNSENKMQAQHPGFWKANPDLYINEKENRYKTPKNKPFIWTQGRQVGGRSLTWGGITLRLSEENFKASRVDNYGSEWPISYSELEEHYTAIEKLLSIHGNNDGLNQLPDGEYIKPLPFTDMEEEFKSKIFNSLNYKVIHSRGFGPHDINSDGYWPRSSSIGSSLAKALKTGKVELLTNQIVEHIIINKQQNLSTGVVMIDRLTQAKNKLNSKLIVLCASTIQSIKILLNSLENRRTQGLIEPSGKLGSYLMDHISTCRFFSMPSNNIKKVTNQKLTGAGSFFIPFGNNPDKSNRVDFIRGYGIWGGIDRFDPPAFLKKKPQTKTGFLIGHGEVLAYEDNKVTLSNNLDKFGIPIPLIRCEWKENELKMVKHMNKTIENCIKSAGGEINQLKDLINLPFLNLLTKNAFALQDSPPPPGYYVHEVGGAPMGSKRDISVLDKWNRLWECKNVLVVDGACWPTSAWQSPTLTMMALTRRACIKAVKNY; encoded by the coding sequence ATAATTAAAAATCCCTTTGAAGCTATTGTAATTGGGTCAGGTGCAACTGGTGGAATAGCTGCTCTTACACTTGCTGAGCTTGGCGTAAGAGTTCTTGTTATCGAGGCAGGTCCATTTTTTAACCCAAAAGAAGCTCTAGGTTCAGAGCCGCTAAATACATTTAAAAGAATAAGAGGAATACTTAATAGTGAAAATAAAATGCAAGCACAACACCCAGGCTTCTGGAAAGCAAATCCTGATCTTTATATAAATGAAAAAGAAAATCGATACAAAACACCTAAAAATAAGCCCTTTATATGGACTCAAGGAAGACAAGTTGGTGGAAGAAGTCTTACATGGGGAGGAATCACCTTAAGGCTATCTGAAGAAAACTTTAAAGCATCTAGAGTTGATAATTATGGTTCGGAATGGCCTATCTCATACTCAGAATTAGAAGAGCATTATACAGCAATAGAAAAGCTATTAAGTATTCATGGAAATAATGATGGTTTAAATCAATTACCAGATGGTGAATATATAAAACCTCTGCCATTTACAGATATGGAGGAGGAGTTTAAAAGTAAAATATTTAATAGTTTAAATTATAAAGTAATACATTCTAGGGGGTTTGGACCTCATGATATAAATTCAGATGGATACTGGCCCAGGTCAAGTAGTATAGGAAGTAGTCTTGCAAAAGCTTTAAAAACAGGAAAGGTAGAGCTATTAACAAATCAAATTGTTGAACATATTATAATTAATAAACAGCAAAATCTATCAACAGGGGTAGTAATGATAGATAGATTAACCCAAGCAAAAAACAAACTTAATTCCAAACTAATTGTTTTGTGCGCCTCTACAATTCAAAGTATCAAAATATTGTTAAATTCATTAGAAAATAGAAGAACTCAAGGATTGATTGAACCATCTGGCAAATTAGGTTCTTATTTAATGGATCATATATCTACATGTCGTTTCTTTTCTATGCCATCCAATAACATTAAGAAAGTAACAAATCAAAAATTAACTGGTGCTGGTAGTTTCTTTATTCCATTTGGAAATAATCCAGATAAAAGTAATAGGGTAGATTTTATTAGAGGATATGGAATATGGGGAGGTATTGACCGTTTTGATCCTCCAGCATTTCTAAAGAAAAAACCTCAAACTAAAACAGGTTTCTTAATTGGTCATGGAGAAGTCTTAGCCTACGAAGATAACAAGGTTACGCTATCAAATAATTTAGATAAATTTGGCATCCCTATTCCATTAATTCGTTGTGAATGGAAAGAAAATGAACTTAAGATGGTAAAACATATGAACAAAACAATAGAAAATTGTATTAAGTCTGCAGGAGGAGAAATAAATCAACTTAAAGATCTAATAAATTTACCATTTTTAAATCTACTTACAAAAAATGCATTTGCACTTCAGGATTCTCCTCCTCCGCCAGGGTACTACGTACATGAAGTTGGGGGAGCGCCTATGGGATCAAAAAGGGATATAAGTGTATTAGATAAATGGAATAGGCTATGGGAATGTAAAAATGTTTTGGTAGTAGATGGAGCCTGTTGGCCTACATCAGCTTGGCAAAGTCCTACTCTTACAATGATGGCTTTAACAAGGAGAGCTTGTATAAAAGCGGTTAAGAATTACTGA